In a single window of the Drosophila albomicans strain 15112-1751.03 chromosome 3, ASM965048v2, whole genome shotgun sequence genome:
- the LOC117570716 gene encoding uncharacterized protein LOC117570716, which produces MCERLEISLPMSDDDGSQYGGSGSGSLRIRNVLTLEERVEAIRQYDIVPMYSKIAKNFNCSWEQIKSIVSNREPILEFYEATRHNSKQPNSKFEELRRRKLNFLGHCLYEYIQRAQYYLHSDINEELIRTKALEFQSLMGIDNFTPNKSWINHFKAAYNITLSNRQIMMTRKPPRSLDLRDIMSYCGRNTSATSEASSQAARQQQPQQTAATRPTAATSPSAGLVKPANATTRATTLLSPRKPVDIRSLYRTKTLVAASSQNQATLDEVQLRRKRKITFLEKALYEYISRSQFHHKNKGRLDVDHLREVAINLRDILKIENFFPDRTWFNHFKSHYNFSFSQGVPLTGRRVPLSLDLRDIVSYCGRHEQREQPLGSITLTPKETEPARFVHLPMVESKSETEAVSVVDDDDDCVAIEVPTELIEIKDEDDEEEEETIAESTEVHKHRERKRELTTTEPPASPLKIKKIESLNARAQQREQSPGHFSETSNDAELPRYVQSYADALRLLKPIEDFALLEENYRAIGLLTQLEKIFESSARSAENGNAAN; this is translated from the exons ATGTGCGAGCGCCTGGAAATAAGCCTGCCAATGTCTGAC GATGATGGCAGCCAATATGGCGGCAGTGGAAGTGGCtcactgcgtatacgtaatgtgctCACGCTAGAGGAGCGTGTGGAGGCCATCAGGCAATACGATATTGTGCCCATGTACAGCAAAATTGCGAAGAATTTCAACTGCAGCTGGGAGCAGATCAAGAGCATTGTGTCCAATCGCGAACCCATTTTAGAGTTCTACGAGGCAACACGGCACAACAGCAAGCAACCAAATTCCAAATTCGAGGAGCTGCGACGCCGCAAACTTAACTTTCTGGGTCATTGCTTGTACGAATATATACAGCGTGCGCAGTATTATTTGCATTCCGATATCAATGAGGAGCTGATACGCACCAAGGCGCTGGAGTTTCAATCCCTCATGGGCATTGACAACTTTACGCCCAACAAG TCGTGGATCAATCACTTCAAAGCTGCCTACAACATAACGCTGTCGAATCGCCAGATTATGATGACACGCAAGCCGCCACGTTCGCTGGATCTGCGTGACATAATGTCCTACTGTGGTCGCAACACATCCGCCACATCGGAGGCAAGTTCACAGGCAGcgaggcaacagcaaccgcagcagaCAGCTGCCACAAGaccaacagcggcaacaagtCCGAGTGCCGGGCTAGTCAAGCCAGCGAATGCGACGACACGGGCAACGACGCTGTTGTCGCCACGCAAACCCGTCGATATACGCTCTTTGTATCGCACCAAGACGCTGGTGGCTGCCTCCAGTCAGAATCAGGCCACATTGGATGAGGTGCAACTGCGACGCAAGCGGAAGATTACGTTCTTGGAGAAGGCGCTGTACGAATACATTTCACGCTCGCAATTCCATCACAAGAACAAGGGACGACTCGATGTGGATCATTTGCGTGAGGTGGCCATCAATTTGCGTGACATACTCAAGATCGAGAACTTCTTTCCGGATCGCACCTGGTTCAATCATTTCAAGAGTCACTACAACTTTAGCTTCTCCCAGGGCGTCCCTTTAACCGGACGTCGTGTGCCGTTGTCCTTGGATCTGCGTGACATTGTCAGCTACTGTGGACGACACGAGCAGCGAGAGCAACCCTTGGGCAGCATTACGCTGACGCCCAAGGAGACGGAACCAGCGCGTTTTGTGCATCTGCCCATGGTGGAGTCGAAGTCAGAGACAGAAGCTGTCTCTGttgtcgatgatgatgatgattgcgTTGCCATTGAAGTGCCCACAGAACTCATAGAGATTAAAGACGAGGATgacgaagaggaggaggagacgaTAGCGGAGTCAACTGAAGTACATAAGCACAGAGAACGCAAACGTGAGTTGACCACAACAGAACCGCCCGCATCGCCACTCAAGATCAAAAAGATTGAATCACTCAATGCGAGAGCACAACAGAGAGAACAGAGTCCGGGACACTTTTCGGAGACCAGCAACGATGCAGAGTTGCCGCGATATGTGCAGAGCTATGCGGATGCACTTCGTCTGCTGAAGCCAATCGAGGATTTCGCTTTGCTTGAGGAGAATTATCGTGCCATCGGGTTGCTCACACAGCTGGAGAAGATCTTTGAAAGCAGCGCCAGGTCAGCGGAGAATGGCAATGCAGCCAACTAA
- the LOC117570717 gene encoding uncharacterized protein LOC117570717 codes for MCERLEISLPMSDDDGSQYGGSGSSSLRIRNVLTLEERVEAIRQYDIVPMYSKIAKNFNCSWEQIKSIVSNREPILEFYEATRHNSKQPNSKFEELRRRKLNFLGHCLYEYIQRAQYYLHSDINEELIRTKALEFQSLMGIDNFTPNKS; via the exons ATGTGCGAGCGCCTGGAAATAAGCCTGCCAATGTCTGAC GATGACGGCAGCCAATATGGCGGCAGTGGAAGTAGCtcactgcgtatacgtaatgtgctCACGCTAGAGGAGCGTGTGGAGGCCATCAGGCAATACGATATTGTGCCCATGTACAGCAAGATTGCGAAGAATTTCAACTGCAGCTGGGAGCAGATCAAGAGTATTGTGTCCAATCGCGAACCCATTTTAGAGTTCTACGAGGCAACACGGCACAACAGCAAGCAACCAAATTCCAAATTCGAGGAGCTGCGACGCCGCAAACTTAACTTTCTGGGTCATTGCTTGTACGAATATATACAGCGTGCGCAGTATTATTTGCATTCCGATATCAATGAGGAGCTGATACGCACCAAGGCGCTGGAGTTTCAATCCCTCATGGGCATTGACAACTTTACGCCCAACAAG TCGTGA